A window of the Porphyromonadaceae bacterium W3.11 genome harbors these coding sequences:
- a CDS encoding response regulator, with translation MNQTKILLIDDTLYFGAEISEQLKTMGYEIMYMNNGVGLTNVLSNFQPDLVFMDIDLGLGTKSGIELCKEVIQLYPQLPIILISSSTDVDTREQGILAGAQAFVGKPLTANLLEAYINLHLKKRKEEHYRAPEYSYNDLVALSTLKVSFSKGVIFYPNGEAISISPIPAVILRFLMDKIGQEIKSEEIIDKVWGKNSSISSTSSLYTAISSLRKALSMIVRFVFAPFVV, from the coding sequence ATGAATCAAACTAAGATTTTACTAATAGATGATACGCTCTACTTTGGAGCTGAAATCAGCGAACAGCTGAAAACTATGGGCTATGAAATCATGTATATGAATAATGGCGTGGGACTGACCAATGTCTTAAGCAATTTTCAGCCCGACTTAGTCTTTATGGATATTGACTTAGGGCTGGGCACGAAGAGTGGAATTGAGCTCTGCAAAGAGGTAATACAACTCTACCCTCAGCTACCAATAATACTGATATCTTCAAGCACTGATGTCGATACTAGAGAGCAGGGCATTCTTGCAGGAGCACAGGCATTTGTAGGTAAGCCTCTTACGGCAAATCTCCTCGAGGCATACATCAATTTACATCTCAAAAAAAGGAAAGAAGAACATTATCGTGCACCAGAGTACTCTTATAATGACTTAGTGGCACTCTCAACACTTAAGGTTTCATTTTCAAAAGGGGTGATTTTCTATCCTAATGGAGAAGCGATATCTATAAGTCCTATTCCTGCAGTTATTCTGCGATTTCTAATGGACAAGATAGGTCAGGAGATAAAGTCCGAAGAAATCATCGACAAAGTATGGGGTAAAAATTCTTCGATCAGTTCTACTTCAAGTCTATATA